One Diceros bicornis minor isolate mBicDic1 chromosome 27, mDicBic1.mat.cur, whole genome shotgun sequence genomic region harbors:
- the LOC131392782 gene encoding LOW QUALITY PROTEIN: kxDL motif-containing protein 1-like (The sequence of the model RefSeq protein was modified relative to this genomic sequence to represent the inferred CDS: deleted 1 base in 1 codon) → MDAPEEEEEMDAPDSASRVFCSRILSMVNVDDVNAIILAQKNMLDRFEKTNEMLLNFNNLSSARQQQMTERFLHHTRTLVEMKRDLDSIFRRIRTLKGKLARQHPEAFSHIPEASLLEDEDEDPIPPSTTTTIATSEQSTGSCDTSPDTVSPSLSPGFEDLSHVRPGSPAINGRSQTDDEEMLGE, encoded by the exons atggacgccccggaggaggaggaagagatggacgCCCCGGACTCGGCCTCAAGGGTCTTCTGCAGCCGCATT CTGAGCATGGTGAACGTGGACGATGTCAACGCCATCATCCTGGCCCAAAAGAACATGCTGGACCGCTTTGAGAAGACCAACGAGATGCTGCTAAACTTCAACAACCTGTCGAGTGCCCGCCAGCAGCAGATGACTGAGCGCTTCCTACACCACACGAGGACCCTGGTGGAGATGAAGCGGGACCTGGACAGCATCTTCCGCAGGATCAGGACGCTGAAAGGGAAGCTGGCCAGGCAGCACCCAGAGGCCTTCAGCCACATCCCAGAGGCGTCCCTCCTGGAGGACGAGGATGAAGACCCCATCCCGCCTAGCACCACAACAACCATTGCCACCTCAGAACAAAGCACGGgctcatgtgacaccagccccgACACCGTCTCGCCCTCCCTCAGCCCCGGCTTCGAAGACCTGTCCCACGTCCGGCCTGGCTCCCCTGCCATCAATGGCCGCAGCCAGACGGACGACGAGGAGATGCTGGGCGAGTAG